In Ipomoea triloba cultivar NCNSP0323 chromosome 7, ASM357664v1, a single genomic region encodes these proteins:
- the LOC116025436 gene encoding dentin sialophosphoprotein-like, which translates to MPEILSLPLTFFLFLLLFYFSSADNNSDGDGRSNGNGNYSGSFLKVYSFGESETDTGNAHAIGNLKEHVQRVSSLPQTFHTYNNRRLTDGRLIIDHVAESLSLQPPIPYQSVSGTARSGASASFSHHHQISSSHSFSMSSHHNVSTSVHGGAASGSMSAHGGASGSMSAHGGASGSMSTHGGASASVSAHGGASASVSAHAGASASMSAHGGSSVSMSAHGGSSSETSAHGGSSSSMSAHGGSSASMSAHGGSSSSMSSHGESSSSMSSHGGSSSSMSSHGGSSSSMSSHGGSSSEMSGHGGASSEMSSDGSSNNGKDESSSSSKSNADESSAKSTDESSSKGGTDDESSKGSTDTSSSKNSTSESSSKSGKDESSSKGGTDDTSSSKSSTDESSSKSSTEESSSKGGTGDESSKRSTDTSSLKNSTGESSSQSNTDESSSKNDKDESSKGAKDESSSKGGTNDTSSSKSSTDESSTKGSTDNTSSSKSNTNESSSKSSIDESSSKNDKDDSSSKGGTDDTSSSKSSIDESSSKGGTDDESSKGNTDTSSSKSSTGESSSKSSADESSSKSNKDESSSTDGSSASSTNNSTNASSSQSNTNSSSSISGNDGSSSNSSTNDSSSKTSTGRSSSIDGKDTSSSENCTYASSSKTKNNTTSSSSMGSCDHSPSEGGKDYSNSKSHKDHSSSKNHKDSSKSKSSTDESSSKGGTDDESSKGSTDTSSSKNSTGESSSKSSIDESSSKDGKDESSSKDDTDESSSKGGIDDTSSSKSNTDESSSKNSTDESSSKSGKDDSSSKGDTNDTSSSKSSTDDSSSKGDIDDLSSKGSTNTSSSKSSTSESSSNNSTNESSSKSGKDESSSKGGTDDTSSSKSSTNESSSKNNTDESSSKSGKDDSSSKGGTDDTSSSKSSIEESSSKSGTDDESSKGNTNTSSSKSSTDESSSKSSADEASSKSSKDESSSTGGSDTSSTNNSTNASSSQNNTDSSSSISGTDGSSSNSSTNDSSSKTNADHSSSIGGIDTSSSVNCTYASSSKTENNTTSSSLMGGCDHSPSTGGKDYSNSKSHKDHSSSKNHKDSSKSKSHKDHSSSKSHKDSSKSKSHKDHSSSKSHKESSKSKSDKDHTSSKSHKESSQSKSDKDHSSSKSHKESSKSKSVKEHSSSKNHKESSKSKSYEDHSSLKSHEHSSKLKSDKDHSPSKSHKESSKSKSVKEHSSSNSNKNSSKSKSYEDHSSSKSNKHSSKLKSDKDHSSSKRHKDSSKSKTHNDHSSSKDNKESSSAKCNNDYSSSQSGKDSSLSQISNNSSSSQSSKDYSSAESSQDNSSPKGGIDVSSSSGNIDASSSNNGSNTSSSNCNTDTSSSKSNVDTSSSNINTDTSSSKSNANTSSLNDNTNDDTNNDSNTSSSESNANTSSSNDDTNASSSNNDTNNASNTSSSNSNTNTSSSKSNADTSSSNSNTDTSSSKSNADKSSSNNDTNGSSSKSNKDISSSNEDTNASSSNTDTSSSKNNTDASSSEDNKDTSSSNSETGTSSSNSNTNGSNDDTNASNSNTNGSNDDTNASSSNEDTNASSSNTDTSSSKNNTDASSSKDNKDTSSSNSNTNGSNDDTNASSSNEDTNASSSNTDTSSSKNNTGASSSEDNKDTSSSNSEIGTSSSNSNTNGSNDDTNVSSSNEDTNASSSNTDTSSSKNNTGASSLEDNKDTSSSNSETGTSSSNSNTNGSNDDTNASSSNEDTNASSSNTDTSSSKNNTGASSLEDNKDTSSSNSETGTSSSNSNTNGSNDDTNVSSSNEDTNASSSNTDTSSSKNNTDASSSEDNKDTSSSNSNTNGSNDDTNASSSNTDTLSSKNNTNASSSENNKDTSSSNSETGTSSSNSNTNGSNDDTNTSSSKSNKDISSSNDDTNASSSNTDTSSSKNNTDASSSKNNKDTSSSNSEIGTSSSKSNTDDSSSNSNTEDSSSKGNIDASMSNNNTSTSSSQSNTHDSSSTSNTNTSPSESNTDSASSNSGTNASSANNTNSSSSKSGTNDSSSMDKEGGSSLNNQTGASGETNDSSSMDNTGASSAKSHIGGSSSHSISGGSSSHSISGGSSSHSTSSGSSSHGISGDSSSHGISAGGSLSHNVSWSRHSHKSSSWSSSGTSASMSSESGMNFAIAGSTSLSREYYTSNKAHSFTWTNIPLNFHSQIIWFNKFLQSKGCHNAADARCKADIENALFWLGAIGVSDYFQINSKSIVSMRGISQLCIHHTTQLLQAVLNAGAKHIVVQGLPPVGCFPVSISSCPAQELDQMGCNSNVNTAIDLHNKLLQKIIERFRRQYPQCTIIYANYWKAFLTIFNDPGNYNFKETKKACCGGGGGEFNFDRNTMCGMSGASKCSDPDDYISWDGIHLSGAMNKHLSELLLNQDYCEPPFSELVNKKTSTGLMQK; encoded by the exons atgcCAGAAATATTATCCCTGCCTCTaaccttttttttgtttttactgtTATTCTATTTTTCATCTGCTGACAACAACTCCGATGGAGATGGAAGATCCAACGGCAACGGCAACTACTCGGGCAGTTTTCTGAAGGTGTACTCTTTTGGGGAGTCGGAGACAGACACGGGAAACGCGCACGCCATCGGGAACCTTAAAGAACATGTGCAGCGGGTGTCGTCCTTGCCGCAAACATTTCATACGTACAACAATCGGAGGTTGACCGACGGCCGATTGATCATTGATCATGTTGCGGAATCCCTGTCTCTACAACCGCCGATCCCCTACCAGAGCGTTTCCGGGACGGCGAGAAGCGGCGCAAGCGCTTCGTTCTCCCACCATCACCAAATCTCTAGTAGTCATTCGTTTTCTATGTCTTCGCATCACAACGTCAGTACTTCCGTGCATGGCGGCGCAGCGAGTGGCTCGATGTCGGCTCACGGCGGAGCGAGTGGTTCGATGTCGGCTCACGGCGGAGCTAGTGGTTCGATGTCGACTCACGGCGGAGCGAGTGCTTCGGTGTCGGCTCACGGCGGAGCGAGTGCTTCGGTGTCGGCTCACGCCGGAGCGAGTGCGTCGATGTCGGCTCATGGCGGATCGAGTGTTTCGATGTCGGCTCACGGCGGATCGAGTTCTGAAACGTCGGCTCACGGCGGATCGAGTTCTTCGATGTCGGCTCACGGCGGATCGAGTGCTTCGATGTCGGCTCACGGCGGATCGAGTTCTTCGATGTCTAGTCACGGCGAATCGAGTTCTTCGATGTCTAGTCACGGCGGTTCGAGTTCTTCGATGTCTAGTCACGGCGGATCGAGTTCTTCGATGTCTAGTCACGGTGGATCGAGTTCTGAAATGTCGGGCCATGGTGGAGCAAGTTCTGAAATGTCGAGTGACGGTTCATCAAACAATGGCAAAgatgaatcatcatcatcatcaaagagCAATGCAGATGAATCATCAGCAAAGAGCACAGATGAGTCATCGTCAAAGGGCGGCACAGATGATGAATCATCAAAGGGAAGTACAGATACCTCATCATCAAAAAACAGTACAAGTGAGTCATCATCAAAGAGTGGCAAAGATGAATCATCATCAAAGGGCGGCACAGATGATACTTCATCATCAAAGAGCAGCACAGATGAGTCGTCATCAAAGAGCAGTACAGAAGAATCATCATCAAAGGGTGGCACAGGTGATGAATCATCTAAGAGAAGCACAGATACCTCATCATTAAAAAACAGTACAGGTGAGTCATCATCACAGAGCAACACGGACGAGTCATCATCAAAGAATGACAAAGATGAATCATCAAAGGGCGCTAAAGATGAATCGTCATCAAAGGGCGGAACAAATGATACTTCATCATCAAAGAGCAGCACAGACGAGTCATCAACAAAGGGCAGCACGGATAATACTTCATCATCAAAGAGCAACACAAATGAGTCATCATCAAAAAGTAGCATAGACGAGTCATCATCAAAGAATGACAAAGATGATTCATCATCAAAAGGTGGTACAGATGATACTTCATCATCAAAGAGCAGCATAGACGAGTCATCATCAAAGGGCGGCACAGATGATGAATCATCTAAGGGGAACACAGATACCTCATCATCAAAAAGCAGTACAGGTGAGTCATCATCAAAGAGCAGCGCAGATGAGTCATCATCAAAGAGTAACAAAGATGAATCATCATCAACCGATGGTAGCAGTGCCTCATCTACAAACAATAGCACAAATGCTTCATCATCACAGAGTAACACAAACTCTTCATCATCAATAAGTGGAAACGATGGTTCATCCTCAAATAGTAGCACAAATGATTCATCATCAAAAACCAGCACAGGTCGTTCATCGTCCATCGATGGCAAAGATACTTCATCTTCAGAGAACTGCACATATGCTTCATcatcaaaaactaaaaataatactacATCGTCATCATCAATGGGTAgttgtgatcattcaccatcaGAGGGTGGTAAAGattattcaaattcaaagaGTCACAAAGATCATTCATCATCAAAGAACCATAAAGATTCCTCAAAGTCAAAGAGCAGCACAGATGAGTCATCATCAAAGGGTGGCACAGATGATGAATCATCTAAGGGAAGCACAGATACCTCATCATCAAAAAATAGTACAGGTGAGTCATCATCAAAGAGCAGCATAGATGAGTCATCATCAAAGGATGGTAAAGATGAATCATCATCAAAGGACGACACAGATGAATCATCATCAAAGGGCGGAATAGATGATACTTCGTCATCAAAGAGCAACACAGATGAGTCATCATCAAAAAACAGCACAGACGAGTCATCATCAAAGAGTGGCAAAGATGATTCGTCATCAAAAGGTGACACAAATGATACGTCATCATCAAAGAGCAGCACAGATGATTCATCATCAAAGGGCGACATAGATGATTTATCATCTAAGGGGAGCACAAATACCTCATCATCAAAAAGCAGTACAAGTGAGTCATCTTCAAACAACAGCACGAACGAATCATCATCAAAGAGTGGCAAAGATGAATCATCATCAAAAGGCGGCACAGATGATACTTCATCATCAAAGAGCAGCACAAATGAGTCATCATCAAAAAACAACACAGATGAGTCATCATCAAAGAGTGGCAAAGATGATTCATCATCAAAAGGTGGTACAGATGATACTTCATCATCAAAGAGCAGCATAGAAGAGTCATCATCAAAGAGTGGCACAGATGATGAATCATCTAAGGGAAACACAAATACCTCATCATCAAAAAGCAGTACAGATGAGTCATCATCAAAGAGCAGCGCGGATGAGGCATCATCAAAGAGTAGCAAAGATGAATCATCATCAACCGGTGGCAGCGACACCTCATCCACAAACAATAGCACAAATGCTTCATCATCACAAAATAACACAGATTCTTCATCATCAATAAGTGGAACCGATGGTTCATCCTCAAATAGTAGCACAAATGATTCATCATCAAAAACCAACGCAGATCATTCATCGTCAATCGGTGGCATAGATACTTCATCTTCAGTAAATTGCACATATGCTTCATCATCAAAGACTGAAAATAATACTACATCGTCATCATTAATGGGTggctgtgatcattcaccatcaACGGGTGGTAAAGattattcaaattcaaagaGTCACAAAGATCATTCATCGTCAAAGAACCATAAAGATTCCTCAAAGTCAAAGAGTCACAAAGATCATTCATCATCAAAGAGTCATAAAGATTCTTCAAAGTCAAAGAGTCACAAAGATCATTCATCATCAAAGAGCCATAAAGAATCTTCGAAGTCAAAGAGTGACAAAGATCATACATCATCAAAGAGCCATAAAGAATCTTCACAGTCAAAGAGTGACAAAGATCATTCATCATCAAAGAGCCATAAAGAATCTTCAAAGTCAAAGAGTGTCAAAGAACATTCATCATCAAAGAACCATAAAGAATCTTCAAAGTCAAAGAGTTACGAAGATCACTCATCATTAAAGAGCCATGAACATTCTTCAAAGTTAAAGAGTGACAAAGATCATTCACCATCAAAGAGCCATAAAGAATCTTCAAAGTCAAAGAGTGTCAAAGAACATTCATCATCAAACAGCAATAAAAATTCTTCAAAGTCAAAGAGTTACGAAGATCACTCATCATCGAAGAGCAATAAACATTCTTCAAAGTTAAAGAGTGACAAAGATCATTCATCTTCAAAGAGGCATAAAGATTCTTCAAAGTCAAAGACTCACAATGATCATTCATCATCAAAGGACAATAAAGAGTCTTCATCGGCAAAGTGCAATAATGATTATTCATCATCACAAAGCGGTAAGGATTCTTCATTATCACAAATTAGTAACAATTCTTCATCATCACAAAGTAGTAAGGATTATTCATCTGCAGAAAGTAGCCAAGATAATTCATCACCAAAGGGTGGCATAGATGTTTCATCGTCCAGTGGCAACATAGATGCTTCATCCTCAAATAATGGTTCAAATACTTCATCATCAAATTGCAACACAGATACTTCATCATCGAAGAGCAATGTAGATACTTCATCTTCAAATATCAACACAGATACTTCATCATCAAAGAGTAATGCAAATACATCATCTTTAAATGATAATACAAATGATGATACAAACAATGACTCAAATACTTCATCATCAGAGAGCAATGCAAATACATCATCTTCAAATGATGATACAAATGCTTCATCATCAAATAATGATACAAACAATGCCTCAAATACTTCATCGTCAAATAGCAACACAAATACTTCATCATCGAAGAGTAATGCAGATACTTCATCTTCAAATAGCAACACAGATACTTCATCATCGAAGAGTAATGCAGATAAGTCATCTTCAAATAATGATACAAATGGTTCATCATCAAAGAGTAATAAAGATATTTCATCATCAAACGAAGACACAAATGCTTCATCATCAAACACAGACACTTCATCTTCAAAGAACAACACAGACGCTTCATCTTCAGAGGACAACAAAGATACGTCATCATCAAATAGTGAGACAGGCACGTCATCATCAAATAGCAACACAAATGGTTCAAATGATGATACAAATGCATCAAATAGCAACACAAATGGTTCAAATGATGATACAAATGCTTCATCATCAAATGAAGACACAAATGCTTCATCATCAAACACAGACACTTCATCCTCAAAGAACAACACAGACGCTTCATCTTCAAAGGACAACAAAGATACGTCATCATCAAATAGCAACACAAATGGTTCAAATGATGATACAAATGCTTCATCATCAAATGAAGACACAAATGCTTCATCGTCAAACACAGACACTTCATCCTCAAAGAACAACACAGGCGCTTCATCTTCAGAGGACAACAAAGATACGTCATCATCAAATAGTGAGATAGGCACATCATCATCAAATAGCAACACAAATGGTTCAAATGATGATACAAATGTTTCATCATCAAATGAAGACACAAATGCTTCATCGTCAAACACAGACACTTCATCCTCAAAGAACAACACAGGCGCTTCATCTTTAGAGGACAACAAAGATACGTCATCATCAAATAGTGAGACAGGCACGTCATCATCAAATAGCAACACAAATGGTTCAAATGATGATACAAATGCTTCATCATCAAATGAAGACACAAATGCTTCATCGTCAAACACAGACACTTCATCCTCAAAGAACAACACAGGCGCTTCATCTTTAGAGGACAACAAAGATACGTCATCATCAAATAGTGAGACAGGCACGTCATCATCAAATAGCAACACAAATGGTTCAAATGATGATACAAATGTTTCATCATCAAATGAAGACACAAATGCTTCATCGTCAAACACAGATACTTCATCCTCAAAAAACAACACAGACGCTTCATCTTCAGAGGACAACAAAGATACGTCATCATCAAATAGCAACACAAATGGTTCAAATGATGATACAAATGCTTCATCATCAAACACAGACACTTTATCCTCAAAGAACAACACAAACGCTTCATCTTCAGAGAACAACAAAGATACTTCATCATCAAATAGCGAGACAGGCACGTCATCATCAAATAGCAACACAAATGGTTCAAATGATGATACAAATACTTCATCATCAAAGAGTAATAAAGATATTTCATCATCAAACGACGACACAAATGCATCATCATCAAACACAGACACTTCATCCTCGAAGAACAACACAGACGCTTCATCTTCAAAGAACAACAAAGATACTTCATCATCAAATAGTGAGATAGGCACATCATCATCAAAAAGCAACACAGATGATTCATCGTCAAACAGTAACACTGAAGATTCATCTTCAAAAGGCAACATTGACGCTTCAATGTCAAATAACAACACAAGCACTTCATCATCACAAAGCAATACACATGATTCATCCTCGACGAGCAACACAAACACTTCACCTTCAGAAAGTAACACAGATTCTGCATCTTCTAATAGCGGCACAAATGCTTCATCGGCTAATAACACGAATTCTTCATCGTCAAAAAGTGGAACAAATGATTCATCATCAATGGATAAAGAAGGTGGTTCATCATTAAACAACCAGACAGGTGCTTCAGGCGAAACAAATGATTCATCATCAATGGATAACACCGGTGCTTCATCAGCAAAAAGCCACATAGGTGGTTCATCATCACATAGCATTTCGGGTGGTTCATCATCACATAGTATTTCGGGTGGTTCATCATCACATAGCACTTCAAGTGGTTCATCATCACATGGCATTTCAGGTGATTCATCATCACATGGAATTTCAGCTGGTGGTTCATTATCCCATAATGTTTCATGGTCACGTCATAGCCATAAAAGTTCTTCATGGTCAAGTAGTGGCACAAGTGCTTCAATGAGTTCTGAGTCTGGAATGAATTTTGCTATTGCTGGATCAACATCTCTCTCCAGAGAGTACTACACCTCTAATAAAGCACATTCGTTCACTTGGACAAACATTCCTCTTAACTTTCACTCTCAAATAATTTGGTTCAACAAGTTTTTGCAATCTAAGGGCTGTCATAATGCTGCTGATGCTCGTTGTAAGGCTGATATTGAGAATGCACTCTTCTGGTTAGGTGCAATAGGTGTCTCAGATTACTTCCAAATCAATAGCAAGTCTATCGTTTCTATGCGAGGAATCTCACAGTTATGCATTCATCATACCACACAACTTCTtcag GCGGTGCTCAATGCAGGAGCAAAACACATTGTAGTACAAGGTTTACCACCAGTAGGCTGCTTTCCTGTAAGCATATCTTCATGTCCAGCTCAAGAACTTGATCAGATGGGGTGTAATTCAAATGTAAACACGGCAATAGACCTTCACAATAAACTGCTCCAGAAGATTATCGAAAGGTTCAGAAGGCAGTACCCTCAGTGCACAATCATATATGCAAATTACTGGAAGGCATTCTTAACAATATTCAATGATCCtggaaattacaatttcaagGAGACTAAAAAAGCATGTTGtgggggaggaggaggagaattCAACTTTGATAGGAACACGATGTGTGGCATGTCTGGTGCGTCCAAATGCTCAGATCCTGATGATTACATTAGCTGGGATGGTATTCACCTCTCTGGAGCCATGAATAAGCATCTGTCTGAGCTCTTGCTCAATCAAGACTATTGTGAACCACCATTTTCTGAGCTGGTCAATAAGAAAACTAGTACTGGATTAATGCAGAAATAG